DNA sequence from the Cronobacter turicensis z3032 genome:
TTTTTCGATAAGCTGCTGGTCGCGCACCACATCCAGCAGTAAATAGCCGATGCCGAACTGCTGGGCGATGCGGATATTGCCTTCAGCCTGCGCCAGTCCGGCAGCCGTCATTAACGCCAGCCCCAGCCAGGCGCGCCCGGTCATTTTTTTCATAACTATCCCGCTAATAATAAAAGTGAAGGGTGATATATCGTTCTGGCTTTTATCGTGCAGGGGCGGGAATAAAAATGAAAAGTGTTTATTGGAATAACTTAGCGCGAATAAATAAATGCTTTTTTTAGCGAAGCTTTGCCGGAAATGAAAAAAGCGGGCCGCAGCCCGCTCTGATTATTTCGCCGGAATGACCTCGGTGACCAGCGTCGGCATCTCCCAGGCGCCGCCTGAATGCACCAGCCGGCACTCGCCGGTATTCTCGTCGTTGCTCTGTACAAACGCTTCGCCGTTCCAGGTCCAGCTGGCGATCCCCATGCAGTCGCCGATGCCGCGCCCGCGCTGTACGGAGGTGATAACGCCTTTGTCATAATCGCTGCCGATAAGCGTCACCAGCGTCGGCTTGCCTTTCAGCGATTCGTCAATGACCCAGTAGCCATTGCCTTCGTTATAGGCGGCGCGCCAGCAGGTGGCGGAGATCAGCGCTTTGCCGTTGCCGAGCGGCGTGACGGTAACCGGCTCGTTACGCAGGATGTCATCGCTGAACCCGTCGCAGCTGTCGCCATCGAGTTTCGTGGCTTTCAGGCGCGGCAGCAGCGTGGCGAGCGCCGCCCCGGTGAGCGTGGTGGGTTGCGCGTCGCTGACGGCGGCGGCGTGGATAACCGGGGCGGGGACCGGCGCCGGTACGGAGCTTTCAGGTTTATCGCCTTTTTTTATGATGGCGCCGGGCGTACCGATACGTCCCTGGACGTCGTCCATTTTCAGCAGCACGGCGCTGGCGCCCGCTGCGGAGAGCGCAAAGCGGCGGTTGTCAGAGTGAAACACCACGCCGCCTTTGCCTTTCACGGCTTTCAGTACGGCGGCGGTCTGCGCTTCATCAAGCTGCCAGGTTTCTTCTTTGCGGTTTTCGCTCAGCGTGCCGAGAGTTTTACCGTCAATTTCAAGGCGCATCGGCCCCTGCGACGGTTTGTCGTCGTCATTCATATCGCCAAGGCGGATCTGGCCGGTGACCGGCGCGTCCGGCCCGGCCTTGCGCGTCAGCAGCAGCGAGCCGCCGGTGCCTTCATCCGCCTCATACGCATCCACGCGGCAGGTGCCGGTGTTATCGCAGACCATGCTCCAGTCTTTATGGTTGAAGTAAGGCGGCTTTGACGTCGCGGCGGCGACGCTTAGCGCGACGCAGAGCGGCGCCAGGGCCAGCGCCCGGAGAGTTGCAGATTTCATAACGGTTCCTTGTAGACGGAGTGCAGCGCCATAGCGTGAAGGGCGGCGGCGTTTCGGACAAGCTACCAGTAATAGTACGCATAAAAAAGGAGCCTTTCGGCTCCTTTTCACCACACGCTATTTACTCCTGATGCGGTTGCGGCGCGGTGCTGTGGATCTCTGCCACGCGCTTACGCACGCCAAACCAGCCCGCAATCAGCAGGACAGCGATAAGCGGTATGGAGGCGACGGTAAAGGTGCCGTTCGGGTAGTCAAACGCCATCAGCACGATGACCGCGGCCAGGAACAGCAGCGTCAGCCAGGACGTAAACGGCGCGCCCGGCAGCTTAAAGGCGATATCATCCGCTTTGCCTTCTTTGATAGCTTTACGCAGGCGCATCTGGCACACCACGATAAACGCCCAGGAGGAGATAATGCCCAGCGACGCGACGTTCAGGACTATCTCAAACACCTGCGACGGCACCAGATAGTTCAGGAACACGCCGACGATGTAGACGCAAACGGTGACCAGAATACCGGCGAACGGCACCTGGGATTTGCTCATCTTCGACATAAACTTCGGCGCGGAACCGCCCATCGACATGGAGCGCAGGATACGGCCGGTGGAGTAGAGGCCGGAGTTCAGGCTGGAGAGCGCCGCGGTCAGCACCACCATGTTCATGATGTCGCCGATATACGGCACGCCAAGCTTCGAGAAGACGGTGACGAACGGGCTCTGGCCCGCCTGGTAGGCGTTCCACGGCAGCAGCAATACCAGCAGCACGACGGAACCGACGTAGAACAAACCGATACGCCAGATAACGCTGTTAATCGCCTTCGGCACCATCGTCTGCGGGTCTTTACATTCGCCCGCGGCGGTACCGACCAGCTCGATAGACGCAAAGGCGAAGACCACGCCCTGAACCAGCACCAGCGCAGGCAGCAGGCCATGCGGGAACAGGCCGCCGTTATCGGTTATCAGATGGAAACCAGTGGCGTTGCCGTCCAGCGGTTTACCGGTGCCAAGAAACACCACGCCGACCACCAGAAACACCACGATGGCCAGCACTTTGATAAGCGCAAACCAGAACTCCATTTCGGCGAACCATTTCACGCCAATCAGGTTCATGGTGCCGACAATCGCCAGCGCGCCCAGCGCGAAGACCCACTGCGGCACATCGCCGAACGCGCCCCAGTAGTGCATATAGAGCGCCACGGCGGTGATATCGACAATACCGGTCATCGCCCAGTTAACGAAATACATCCAGCCTGCCACGTAGGAGGCTTTCTCGCCGAGAAACTCACGGGCGTAAGAAACAAAACTGCCGCTCGACGGGCGGTGGAGCACCAGCTCGCCCAACGCACGAAGGATAAAGAACGAGAAAATACCGCACACCAGATACACCAGCGCCAGCGACGGCCCGGCCGCCTGAAGACGCGCGCCCGCGCCTAAAAACAGACCGGTGCCGATAGCGCCGCCGATGGCTATCATCTGCACCTGACGGTTGCCCATCGCTTTGTGATAACCCTCTTCATGAGAGTTCAACCAGCGTCGTTTCGCGGCGCGATGCTCAGCCGCGTTTTGCTTCGTTGTTTTCATTGGTTTTCCTGTAATCCTGTCTGAACCTGAACGAGCCAAAATAACCGACCGCCGTAAACCAACCAAACGTTTGCCTGTGCTGGTTTTTTGTACGGCAAATGTTCGTCTTTCCTGTGATTATGTTGTACGGATAAGACAAAACATGGCGCAGCATCCTAACCTCAAACTTCGGGCTACGCAAAGCCTACCAGTGAGGGTGTGAGCCAGAACGGATTAGCACGCAAAACACTCAGGGTTGTTGTTTATAACGCGCGCAAAATCCAACGCTTTATACGCGGCGGCATGGCGCCTTGTCTTGTCACCCGAAACCCTGATAATGACGTTTTTCTGTGCAAGCATGAGGCGAGGAGAGCCGATGAAACGCAAAGTCAGCGTGCTGTTAATGATGATAGTGCTCGGGAGCGCCGCGCAGGCCGCGCCCGTTTCGCGCCCGGATGATGTAGTCGAACCACTAATGGCGCGCTACCAGATCCCCGGTATGGCGGTGGCAGTTTCGGTGAACGGCGAGACCCATTTCTGGCATTACGGCGTGGCGTCGAAAGCGACGCGCAAACCGGTGGATGAAAAGACGCTTTTTGAAATCGGCTCGCTCAGTAAGACCTTTACCGCGACGCTGGCAAGCGCGGCGCAACAGGAGGGCAAACTCGATTTCAGCGCGCCCGCCAGCCGGTATCTGCCAGCACTCAATGGCAGCGCGTTCGACCGCGTGACGCTGCGTCATCTCGCCACGCACACCTCGGGGATGCCGCTGTTTGTACCGGATGACGTGAAAAACACCACGCAGCTGATGGCGTGGTATCGCGCCTGGCAGCCCGCGCAGCCGGTGGGGACCGAGCGCGTCTACTCGAATCTTGGGATTGGGATGCTCGGGATGATCACCGCGAAGGCGCTCGATAAGCCCTTCAGCGAGGCGATGGAGCAGGGACTGCTCGCGGATTTCGGTATGACGCACAGCTTTATCAACGTGCCGGATGCCGCGATGGACGACTACGCGCAGGGCTATAACAAAGACGATAAACCGGTGCGGGTCACGCCCGGCCCGCTGGATGCCGAATCCTACGGGCTGAAATCCAGTAGCGCCGATCTGCTGCGGTATCTGCAAATTCAGCTTGGCGAACGTGATGTTGCTCCGCGCTGGCGGCAGGCGATTAACGCCACGCACAACGGCTACTACCGCAGCGGCGAATTCACGCAGGGGATGATGTGGGAATATTATCCGTGGCCGTCGCCGCTCTCACGACTTGTGGAAGGCAACAGCAGCCAGCGCATCATGAAAGGGCTGACGGCGACCGCTATCGTGCCGCCGGAGCCTGCGCCGCAGGCGGCGTGGTATAACAAAACCGGCTCGACGAACGGGTTCTCTGCCTACGCGGTGTTTATTCCGGAAAAACGCATCGCGCTGATTATGCTCGCCAACAAGTGGTTCCCGAATGACGACCGCGTCAGAGCGGCTTATGACATTATTCAGGAACTCGATAAGTAGCGCCGTAAAAAAAGGCCGCCCGTAGGCGGCCTGTTCGTGAAGCCACGCTGTCAGAGCTGCGTGATCACCACATCCTGGTCCAGACGGGATTTCGGCAGGGTGGCGTTGAAATCCGCATCGCTGCGATAACCAATTGTCGCCACCACCACGCTACGCAGACCTTTTTCCTTCAGGCCCAGCACTTCATCCATTTTCTCCGGGTGGAAGCCTTCGATAGGGGTCGCGTCAAGGCCCATCGCGGCCGCGCCCAGCAGCAGGAAACCGAGCGCCAGATAAGCCTGACGGGTCATCCACTCGCGCTGTTGCTCCGGGGTCTGGCTGTTCAGGCCCACAAAAAAGCGGCGGCCTTTGTCATTACCGGCGCGCGCTTCGTCGCTGTCGTAACGGCCATCCTGCTGCTCTTTTTCCAGCAACTGCAGCAGATGCGCTTCGTTTAGCTCTTCTTTAATGGTGAAGACTACAGTCATGGCGGCGTTCTTCGCCTTCACCTGGTTGGCGTCCATCAGCGCCGGCAGGATCTGCTGTTTGCCTTCCTCGGTGGTAACGGCAAAAAAGTGCCACGGCTGGGAGTTGACGGAAGAGGGGCTAAAGCGCAGCAGATCCAGCAGTTCCTGCTGTTGTTCTGCCGTCAGCTTACGGCTGTTGTCATAGGCTTTGCTGGTATGGCGCGTGCGGATAATTTCATTAAGGTTCATAAACGTTTCCCGGTTGAATGCCGCGCCGTCCGTGACGGCCGCGGGCAGGTTACACCATTGTTATCTTCATTAAGGGCAGGATAGTAGCCTAAACCAGACGGCAGAAAAACCTGCCGCCAGCGCCAGGCCGCGTTGAGGGCAAAAAATGCCAAAATTCGTGACAACGTCACGTATGCGGCGTTTGGCCAGGGGTAAAAAACGTGAATTCCGCGAGAGATTTCAGGCATGATGAAAGGCCGTTCACGTTTAAGGAACCGTTATGCCGCATATTGATGTGAAGTTCTTTCCGCGCGATCTCAGCGATGCGCAACAGCAGGCGCTTGCCGACGAGCTGACCCAGGTCATCGTAAAGCATCTGCAAAGCAAAGAGAGTTCGGTGTCGGTGGCGCTCAATGAAGTGCAGCCGGAGCAGTGGAAAAACGACGTATGGGATAAAGAGATAGCGCCGCAGCTCGACACGCTGGCGC
Encoded proteins:
- the nfnB gene encoding Oxygen-insensitive NAD(P)H nitroreductase, translated to MPAAVTDGAAFNRETFMNLNEIIRTRHTSKAYDNSRKLTAEQQQELLDLLRFSPSSVNSQPWHFFAVTTEEGKQQILPALMDANQVKAKNAAMTVVFTIKEELNEAHLLQLLEKEQQDGRYDSDEARAGNDKGRRFFVGLNSQTPEQQREWMTRQAYLALGFLLLGAAAMGLDATPIEGFHPEKMDEVLGLKEKGLRSVVVATIGYRSDADFNATLPKSRLDQDVVITQL
- the pptA gene encoding Tautomerase pptA; amino-acid sequence: MPHIDVKFFPRDLSDAQQQALADELTQVIVKHLQSKESSVSVALNEVQPEQWKNDVWDKEIAPQLDTLARKPGYEM
- the ansP gene encoding L-asparagine permease, with amino-acid sequence MVGLRRSVILARSGSDRITGKPMKTTKQNAAEHRAAKRRWLNSHEEGYHKAMGNRQVQMIAIGGAIGTGLFLGAGARLQAAGPSLALVYLVCGIFSFFILRALGELVLHRPSSGSFVSYAREFLGEKASYVAGWMYFVNWAMTGIVDITAVALYMHYWGAFGDVPQWVFALGALAIVGTMNLIGVKWFAEMEFWFALIKVLAIVVFLVVGVVFLGTGKPLDGNATGFHLITDNGGLFPHGLLPALVLVQGVVFAFASIELVGTAAGECKDPQTMVPKAINSVIWRIGLFYVGSVVLLVLLLPWNAYQAGQSPFVTVFSKLGVPYIGDIMNMVVLTAALSSLNSGLYSTGRILRSMSMGGSAPKFMSKMSKSQVPFAGILVTVCVYIVGVFLNYLVPSQVFEIVLNVASLGIISSWAFIVVCQMRLRKAIKEGKADDIAFKLPGAPFTSWLTLLFLAAVIVLMAFDYPNGTFTVASIPLIAVLLIAGWFGVRKRVAEIHSTAPQPHQE
- the ampC gene encoding Beta-lactamase, with protein sequence MTRAKSNALYAAAWRLVLSPETLIMTFFCASMRRGEPMKRKVSVLLMMIVLGSAAQAAPVSRPDDVVEPLMARYQIPGMAVAVSVNGETHFWHYGVASKATRKPVDEKTLFEIGSLSKTFTATLASAAQQEGKLDFSAPASRYLPALNGSAFDRVTLRHLATHTSGMPLFVPDDVKNTTQLMAWYRAWQPAQPVGTERVYSNLGIGMLGMITAKALDKPFSEAMEQGLLADFGMTHSFINVPDAAMDDYAQGYNKDDKPVRVTPGPLDAESYGLKSSSADLLRYLQIQLGERDVAPRWRQAINATHNGYYRSGEFTQGMMWEYYPWPSPLSRLVEGNSSQRIMKGLTATAIVPPEPAPQAAWYNKTGSTNGFSAYAVFIPEKRIALIMLANKWFPNDDRVRAAYDIIQELDK